One genomic region from Argentina anserina chromosome 2, drPotAnse1.1, whole genome shotgun sequence encodes:
- the LOC126782188 gene encoding translocase of chloroplast 159, chloroplastic isoform X11 produces MDSPKPHLPHHSSASEINVNLAKTSLNFDDDETDPRPGLGSDEEEGFASGEEDFGPVVDRAFVRGGPALAPEEEVEVVENGKGVKLVSSSEFFLRPIAKVSGDSDDGEEQVQGEEVFEEAGESSVAEKGLSFAEVVKENGGGVEKPKVAAEEGLGSVLEVVEANGAKEVVRESSENGVGFAGGGDSVVEAVQVGLTHTGAAVVGDVEKKIEESEIKGLEVPAGVSLENGFDQIGRDSELPSDTNVVAVDLESEKVVVADSADDELVEEEGSEGDSVVQAVHVDLSHTGAAVVGDVEKIEESEIKGIEVPAGVSLENGFNQISHDVELPSESDKVFVADSGNVEEKTVVADEVDLEGREDKELELKSSSAPGQEEPSTKVSAAEVKVVPDETLSVNHVSEDSVLNAAESVEKIATDREIRLEEEENSLSESGIGSLEPSTIAQQEISVEAEYDDDDDEDKDDEGENDGVIFGSSAAAKQFLEELERESGTGSYSAAESYGERSLSYRDESQRVDGQIVTDSDEEVDTDEEGGGKELFDSAALAALLKAATGGGASDGGNGTFSSPDGSRLFSVERPAGLGSSMRPMRPGARLDPSALFSNAMAGGDTDDSLTEEERMKLEKFQQIRVKFLRLVQRLGVSTEDSIVKQVLYRLNLVSGRLRSREFSEEAAKTTALELEADGKDDLDFSLNILVLGKTGVGKSATINSIFREEKTPIYAFGPATTTVKEIVGVVDGIKIRVFDTPGLKSAAMEQNVNRKILSSVQKFTKKCPPDIVLYVDRLDTQSRDLNDVPVLRSITSAFGPSIWRSTIVTLTHAASAPPDGPSGSPLNYELFVAQRSQILQQTIGQAMGDIRFSNPGMMSPISLVENHPSCRKNREGEKVLPNGQSWRPQLLLLSSSMKVLAEATNLSKPAESFDHRKLFGFRTRSAPLPYLLSWLLQPRAHPKLSGDQGGENADSDIDLADLSDSDNEEEEDEYDQLPSFKPLKKSQIAKLSKEQKKAYLEEYDYRVKLLQKKMWREELKRMKEMKKGNKASADEYGYLGEEDPENGAPAAVPVALPDMNLPVSFDSDNPAYRYRFLEPTSQFLARPVLDAQGWDHDCGYDGVNVEFSEAIVNTFPATVAVQVTKDKKEFNLHMDSSVAAKHGENGSSMAGFDIQNIGKQLAYIVRGETKWKNLKRNKTAAGVSVTFLGENVSTGVKLEDQIAIGKRLVLVGTAGTVRSQGDSAYGANLEVRLREADFPIGQNQSTLGLSLVKWRGDLALGANLQSQLSLGRDYKIALRAGLNNKRSGQISIRTSSSEQLQIALVAVVPIVRSIYNLFFPGASLSDNYSVY; encoded by the exons ATGGACTCCCCCAAGCCGCACCTCCCCCACCACTCCTCCGCTTCTGAAATCAATGTCAATTTAGCTAAAACCTCTttaaattttgatgatgaCGAAACCGATCCCCGGCCAGGTCTCGGCTCCGACGAGGAGGAGGGCTTCGCCAGCGGGGAGGAGGATTTCGGTCCTGTTGTGGATAGGGCGTTTGTTAGAGGAGGACCAGCCCTAGCTCCGGAGGAGGAGGTAGAAGTAGTTGAGAATGGTAAGGGTGTTAAGCTTGTTAGCTCTTCCGAGTTTTTTCTGAGGCCGATTGCTAAGGTCTCGGGCGATAGTGATGATGGCGAAGAACAAGTACAAGGTGAGGAGGTGTTTGAGGAGGCGGGTGAGAGTTCTGTGGCGGAGAAGGGTTTGAGTTTCGCCGAGGTGGTGAAGGAGAATGGTGGTGGTGTGGAGAAGCCGAAAGTTGCGGCGGAGGAGGGTTTGGGGTCTGTTTTGGAGGTTGTAGAGGCTAATGGTGCCAAGGAAGTTGTCAGGGAGAGTAGTGAGAATGGTGTGGGGTTTGCTGGTGGAGGTGATTCGGTGGTGGAGGCTGTGCAGGTTGGTTTGACACACACCGGCGCGGCGGTGGTTGGGGATGTGGAGAAGAAGATTGAGGAGTCTGAGATTAAAGGGTTGGAG GTTCCCGCAGGGGTGAGCTTGGAGAATGGATTTGATCAGATTGGCCGTGATTCTGAATTGCCAAGTGAtacaaatgtggtggctgtgGATTTGGAGTCCGAAAAAGTGGTTGTCGCTGACTCGGCAGATGATGAATTGGTTGAAGAAGAAG GTAGCGAGGGCGATTCAGTTGTGCAAGCTGTACATGTTGATCTGTCACATACAGGAGCAGCTGTTGTTGGGGATGTGGAGAAGATTGAGGAGTCTGAAATCAAAGGCATTGAGGTTCCAGCAGGTGTGAGCTTAGAGAATGGATTTAATCAAATTAGCCATGATGTTGAATTGCCGTCCGAGTCTGACAAAGTGTTTGTTGCTGATTCCGGGAATGTGGAGGAGAAAACTGTTGTGGCTGATGAAGTTGATCTTGAGGGGAGAGAGGATAAAGAACTTGAACTGAAGTCTAGTTCTGCACCTGGACAGGAAGAGCCCTCAACGAAGGTAAGTGCTGCGGAAGTAAAAGTAGTGCCAGATGAAACTCTGTCCGTGAATCATGTTTCTGAAGATAGTGTGCTGAATGCGGCtgaaagtgttgaaaagaTTGCAACTGACCGAGAAATAAGGctagaggaggaagagaatTCTCTCAGTGAGAGTGGCATTGGATCTTTGGAACCAAGTACCATTGCACAACAAGAGATAAGTGTTGAAGCTGAATatgatgacgatgatgatgaggataaGGATGATGAAGGGGAAAATGATGGTGTGATATTTGGGAGCTCTGCAGCTGCTAAACAATTTTTGGAAGAGTTGGAACGAGAGTCGGGTACTGGTTCTTATTCGGCTGCAGAGAGTTATGGTGAGCGATCTCTGAGTTACCGTGATGAGTCTCAGAGAGTTGATGGGCAGATTGTGACAGACTCAGACGAAGAAGTAGATACTGATGAAGAAGGGGGTGGAAAAGAGTTATTTGATTCTGCTGCATTGGCAGCTCTTCTGAAAGCAGCAACAGGTGGTGGTGCATCAGATGGTGGCAATGGCACATTTTCTTCCCCAGATGGATCCAGGCTTTTTTCTGTCGAGCGTCCTGCTGGTTTGGGATCCTCAATGCGGCCAATGAGACCTGGTGCACGATTAGACCCTTCTGCCCTATTTTCCAATGCTATGGCAGGGGGAGATACTGACGACAGCTTGACTGAAGAAGAGAGAATGAAACTGGAAAAGTTTCAGCAGATAAGGGTTAAGTTCTTAAGGCTTGTCCAGAGATTAGGTGTTTCTACAGAAGATTCAATAGTGAAGCAGGTCCTATACCGCCTAAATCTTGTTTCAGGGAGGCTAAGGAGTCGTGAGTTTAGCGAAGAAGCTGCAAAGACAACAGCCCTCGAGCTTGAAGCAGATGGGAAGGACGATTTGGACTTTTCCTTGAACATATTGGTTCTTGGGAAAACAGGCGTGGGGAAAAGTGCTACCATTAATTCTATTTTTCGTGAAGAGAAGACTCCAATTTATGCCTTCGGACCAGCAACAACCACTGTGAAAGAAATTGTTGGGGTAGTCGATGGAATCAAGATTAGGGTTTTTGATACACCTGGTCTTAAATCTGCTGCAATGGAACAGAATGTAAACCGCAAAATTTTATCTTCCGTGCAGAAGTTCACGAAGAAATGCCCCCCAGATATTGTCCTCTATGTGGACCGTTTGGACACCCAGAGTAGGGATCTCAATGATGTGCCAGTGTTAAGATCAATTACTAGTGCTTTTGGCCCTTCAATTTGGCGAAGTACTATTGTCACTCTAACCCATGCTGCTTCTGCTCCTCCTGATGGACCATCAGGTTCTCCTCTTAATTATGAGCTGTTTGTTGCTCAGAGGTCACAGATCCTCCAGCAGACCATTGGACAAGCTATGGGGGATATAAGATTTTCAAATCCAGGTATGATGAGTCCAATATCTCTTGTAGAGAATCACCCCTCTTGTCGAAAGAACAGAGAAGGTGAGAAGGTGCTCCCAAATGGTCAAAGCTGGAGACCTCAGCTGCTGCTCTTGAGCTCTTCTATGAAGGTCTTAGCTGAGGCAACTAATCTCTCAAAGCCTGCAGAATCTTTTGATCACCGAAAGCTATTTGGTTTCCGCACACGTTCAGCTCCTCTTCCATACTTGTTGTCTTGGCTGCTGCAGCCTCGTGCGCATCCAAAACTCTCTGGTGATCAAGGTGGTGAGAATGCTGACTCAGACATCGACTTGGCCGACTTGTCTGATTCTGATaatgaggaagaggaggatgaGTATGATCAGCTTCCATCATTCAAGCCTCTCAAAAAATCTCAGATTGCTAAGCTTAGCAAAGAGCAGAAGAAGGCATACCTTGAGGAGTATGATTACAGGGTTAAGCTTCTCCAGAAGAAGATGTGGAGAGAAGAGTTGAAGAGGatgaaagaaatgaagaaggGTAATAAGGCTAGTGCAGATGAGTATGGTTATCTGGGTGAAGAAGATCCCGAAAATGGAGCCCCAGCAGCTGTGCCAGTTGCATTACCTGATATGAATCTGCCTGTTTCTTTTGATAGTGACAATCCAGCTTACAGGTACCGCTTCTTGGAGCCAACTTCTCAGTTCTTGGCCAGGCCGGTATTAGATGCCCAAGGCTGGGACCATGATTGTGGGTATGATGGTGTCAATGTTGAATTCAGTGAAGCCATTGTTAATACTTTTCCTGCTACTGTTGCCGTTCAAGTTACAAAGGACAAGAAGGAGTTTAATCTCCATATGGATTCTTCAGTTGCTGCAAAGCATGGGGAGAATGGATCAAGTATGGCAGGTTTTGACATTCAAAACATAGGAAAGCAACTTGCATACATTGTCAGAGGGGAAACCAAATGGAAAAATTTGAAGAGAAACAAAACTGCCGCTGGAGTGTCTGTGACATTTTTAGGTGAAAATGTATCCACTGGAGTCAAACTTGAGGATCAGATTGCTATCGGCAAGCGCCTGGTGTTGGTGGGTACTGCTGGGACTGTCAGATCTCAGGGTGATTCAGCATATGGAGCCAATTTGGAGGTGCGGTTGAGGGAAGCAGATTTTCCAATTGGCCAGAATCAATCAACATTGGGTCTGTCTCTGGTGAAGTGGAGGGGTGACTTGGCCCTGGGGGCGAATTTGCAGTCGCAGTTATCCCTTGGACGAGACTACAAGATAGCTCTTCGTGCAGGATTGAACAACAAGCGCAGCGGACAAATCTCGATTAGAACAAGCAGCTCTGAACAACTTCAAATTGCACTTGTGGCTGTAGTTCCAATCGTAAGATCCATCTACAATCTTTTCTTCCCTGGAGCTTCACTCAGTGATAATTACTCTGTCTACTAG
- the LOC126782188 gene encoding translocase of chloroplast 159, chloroplastic isoform X1, giving the protein MDSPKPHLPHHSSASEINVNLAKTSLNFDDDETDPRPGLGSDEEEGFASGEEDFGPVVDRAFVRGGPALAPEEEVEVVENGKGVKLVSSSEFFLRPIAKVSGDSDDGEEQVQGEEVFEEAGESSVAEKGLSFAEVVKENGGGVEKPKVAAEEGLGSVLEVVEANGAKEVVRESSENGVGFAGGGDSVVEAVQVGLTHTGAAVVGDVEKKIEESEIKGLEVPAGVRLENEFDKISSEVEEPKEAEVVVAEAETDGVVIAEPEPAVEKSVEERGVDVADSVVEAVHVDLTHTGAAVVGDVDKIEESEIRGLEVPAGVSLENGFDQIGRDSELPSDTNVVAVDLESEKVVVADSADDELVEEEGSEGDSVVQAVHVDLSHTGAAVVGDVEKIEEPEIKGIEVPAGVSLENGFDQIGRDSELPSDTNVVAVDLESEKVVVADSGDDELVEEEGSEGDSVVQAVHVDLSHTGAAVVGDVEKIEESEIKGIEVPAGVSLENGFDQIGRDSELPSDTNVVAVDLESEKVVVADSADDELVEEEGSEGDSVVQAVHVDLSHTGAAVVGDVEKIEESEIKGIEVPAGVSLENGFNQISHDVELPSESDKVFVADSGNVEEKTVVADEVDLEGREDKELELKSSSAPGQEEPSTKVSAAEVKVVPDETLSVNHVSEDSVLNAAESVEKIATDREIRLEEEENSLSESGIGSLEPSTIAQQEISVEAEYDDDDDEDKDDEGENDGVIFGSSAAAKQFLEELERESGTGSYSAAESYGERSLSYRDESQRVDGQIVTDSDEEVDTDEEGGGKELFDSAALAALLKAATGGGASDGGNGTFSSPDGSRLFSVERPAGLGSSMRPMRPGARLDPSALFSNAMAGGDTDDSLTEEERMKLEKFQQIRVKFLRLVQRLGVSTEDSIVKQVLYRLNLVSGRLRSREFSEEAAKTTALELEADGKDDLDFSLNILVLGKTGVGKSATINSIFREEKTPIYAFGPATTTVKEIVGVVDGIKIRVFDTPGLKSAAMEQNVNRKILSSVQKFTKKCPPDIVLYVDRLDTQSRDLNDVPVLRSITSAFGPSIWRSTIVTLTHAASAPPDGPSGSPLNYELFVAQRSQILQQTIGQAMGDIRFSNPGMMSPISLVENHPSCRKNREGEKVLPNGQSWRPQLLLLSSSMKVLAEATNLSKPAESFDHRKLFGFRTRSAPLPYLLSWLLQPRAHPKLSGDQGGENADSDIDLADLSDSDNEEEEDEYDQLPSFKPLKKSQIAKLSKEQKKAYLEEYDYRVKLLQKKMWREELKRMKEMKKGNKASADEYGYLGEEDPENGAPAAVPVALPDMNLPVSFDSDNPAYRYRFLEPTSQFLARPVLDAQGWDHDCGYDGVNVEFSEAIVNTFPATVAVQVTKDKKEFNLHMDSSVAAKHGENGSSMAGFDIQNIGKQLAYIVRGETKWKNLKRNKTAAGVSVTFLGENVSTGVKLEDQIAIGKRLVLVGTAGTVRSQGDSAYGANLEVRLREADFPIGQNQSTLGLSLVKWRGDLALGANLQSQLSLGRDYKIALRAGLNNKRSGQISIRTSSSEQLQIALVAVVPIVRSIYNLFFPGASLSDNYSVY; this is encoded by the exons ATGGACTCCCCCAAGCCGCACCTCCCCCACCACTCCTCCGCTTCTGAAATCAATGTCAATTTAGCTAAAACCTCTttaaattttgatgatgaCGAAACCGATCCCCGGCCAGGTCTCGGCTCCGACGAGGAGGAGGGCTTCGCCAGCGGGGAGGAGGATTTCGGTCCTGTTGTGGATAGGGCGTTTGTTAGAGGAGGACCAGCCCTAGCTCCGGAGGAGGAGGTAGAAGTAGTTGAGAATGGTAAGGGTGTTAAGCTTGTTAGCTCTTCCGAGTTTTTTCTGAGGCCGATTGCTAAGGTCTCGGGCGATAGTGATGATGGCGAAGAACAAGTACAAGGTGAGGAGGTGTTTGAGGAGGCGGGTGAGAGTTCTGTGGCGGAGAAGGGTTTGAGTTTCGCCGAGGTGGTGAAGGAGAATGGTGGTGGTGTGGAGAAGCCGAAAGTTGCGGCGGAGGAGGGTTTGGGGTCTGTTTTGGAGGTTGTAGAGGCTAATGGTGCCAAGGAAGTTGTCAGGGAGAGTAGTGAGAATGGTGTGGGGTTTGCTGGTGGAGGTGATTCGGTGGTGGAGGCTGTGCAGGTTGGTTTGACACACACCGGCGCGGCGGTGGTTGGGGATGTGGAGAAGAAGATTGAGGAGTCTGAGATTAAAGGGTTGGAGGTTCCGGCGGGGGTGAGGTTGGAGAATGAGTTTGATAAGATTAGCAGTGAGGTTGAGGAGCCGAAAGAAGCAGAGGTGGTGGTTGCTGAGGCTGAGACTGATGGAGTGGTTATTGCTGAACCAGAACCAGCAGTTGAGAAGTCGGTTGAAGAACGTGGTGTTGATGTTGCTGACTCGGTTGTGGAAGCTGTCCATGTTGATTTGACGCATACAGGGGCGGCTGTTGTGGGTGATGTGGATAAGATTGAGGAGTCTGAAATTAGAGGGTTGGAGGTTCCCGCAGGGGTGAGCTTGGAGAATGGATTTGATCAGATTGGCCGTGATTCTGAATTGCCAAGTGAtacaaatgtggtggctgtgGATTTGGAGTCCGAAAAAGTGGTTGTCGCTGACTCCGCAGATGATGAATTGGTTGAAGAAGAAGGTAGCGAGGGCGATTCAGTTGTGCAAGCTGTACATGTTGATCTGTCACATACAGGAGCAGCTGTTGTTGGGGATGTGGAGAAGATTGAGGAGCCTGAAATCAAAGGCATTGAGGTTCCCGCAGGGGTGAGCTTGGAGAATGGATTTGATCAGATTGGCCGTGATTCTGAATTGCCAAGTGAtacaaatgtggtggctgtgGATTTGGAGTCCGAAAAAGTGGTTGTCGCTGACTCCGGTGATGATGAATTGGTTGAAGAAGAAGGTAGCGAGGGCGATTCAGTTGTGCAAGCTGTACATGTTGATCTGTCACATACAGGAGCAGCTGTTGTTGGGGATGTGGAGAAGATTGAGGAGTCTGAAATCAAAGGCATTGAGGTTCCCGCAGGGGTGAGCTTGGAGAATGGATTTGATCAGATTGGCCGTGATTCTGAATTGCCAAGTGAtacaaatgtggtggctgtgGATTTGGAGTCCGAAAAAGTGGTTGTCGCTGACTCGGCAGATGATGAATTGGTTGAAGAAGAAG GTAGCGAGGGCGATTCAGTTGTGCAAGCTGTACATGTTGATCTGTCACATACAGGAGCAGCTGTTGTTGGGGATGTGGAGAAGATTGAGGAGTCTGAAATCAAAGGCATTGAGGTTCCAGCAGGTGTGAGCTTAGAGAATGGATTTAATCAAATTAGCCATGATGTTGAATTGCCGTCCGAGTCTGACAAAGTGTTTGTTGCTGATTCCGGGAATGTGGAGGAGAAAACTGTTGTGGCTGATGAAGTTGATCTTGAGGGGAGAGAGGATAAAGAACTTGAACTGAAGTCTAGTTCTGCACCTGGACAGGAAGAGCCCTCAACGAAGGTAAGTGCTGCGGAAGTAAAAGTAGTGCCAGATGAAACTCTGTCCGTGAATCATGTTTCTGAAGATAGTGTGCTGAATGCGGCtgaaagtgttgaaaagaTTGCAACTGACCGAGAAATAAGGctagaggaggaagagaatTCTCTCAGTGAGAGTGGCATTGGATCTTTGGAACCAAGTACCATTGCACAACAAGAGATAAGTGTTGAAGCTGAATatgatgacgatgatgatgaggataaGGATGATGAAGGGGAAAATGATGGTGTGATATTTGGGAGCTCTGCAGCTGCTAAACAATTTTTGGAAGAGTTGGAACGAGAGTCGGGTACTGGTTCTTATTCGGCTGCAGAGAGTTATGGTGAGCGATCTCTGAGTTACCGTGATGAGTCTCAGAGAGTTGATGGGCAGATTGTGACAGACTCAGACGAAGAAGTAGATACTGATGAAGAAGGGGGTGGAAAAGAGTTATTTGATTCTGCTGCATTGGCAGCTCTTCTGAAAGCAGCAACAGGTGGTGGTGCATCAGATGGTGGCAATGGCACATTTTCTTCCCCAGATGGATCCAGGCTTTTTTCTGTCGAGCGTCCTGCTGGTTTGGGATCCTCAATGCGGCCAATGAGACCTGGTGCACGATTAGACCCTTCTGCCCTATTTTCCAATGCTATGGCAGGGGGAGATACTGACGACAGCTTGACTGAAGAAGAGAGAATGAAACTGGAAAAGTTTCAGCAGATAAGGGTTAAGTTCTTAAGGCTTGTCCAGAGATTAGGTGTTTCTACAGAAGATTCAATAGTGAAGCAGGTCCTATACCGCCTAAATCTTGTTTCAGGGAGGCTAAGGAGTCGTGAGTTTAGCGAAGAAGCTGCAAAGACAACAGCCCTCGAGCTTGAAGCAGATGGGAAGGACGATTTGGACTTTTCCTTGAACATATTGGTTCTTGGGAAAACAGGCGTGGGGAAAAGTGCTACCATTAATTCTATTTTTCGTGAAGAGAAGACTCCAATTTATGCCTTCGGACCAGCAACAACCACTGTGAAAGAAATTGTTGGGGTAGTCGATGGAATCAAGATTAGGGTTTTTGATACACCTGGTCTTAAATCTGCTGCAATGGAACAGAATGTAAACCGCAAAATTTTATCTTCCGTGCAGAAGTTCACGAAGAAATGCCCCCCAGATATTGTCCTCTATGTGGACCGTTTGGACACCCAGAGTAGGGATCTCAATGATGTGCCAGTGTTAAGATCAATTACTAGTGCTTTTGGCCCTTCAATTTGGCGAAGTACTATTGTCACTCTAACCCATGCTGCTTCTGCTCCTCCTGATGGACCATCAGGTTCTCCTCTTAATTATGAGCTGTTTGTTGCTCAGAGGTCACAGATCCTCCAGCAGACCATTGGACAAGCTATGGGGGATATAAGATTTTCAAATCCAGGTATGATGAGTCCAATATCTCTTGTAGAGAATCACCCCTCTTGTCGAAAGAACAGAGAAGGTGAGAAGGTGCTCCCAAATGGTCAAAGCTGGAGACCTCAGCTGCTGCTCTTGAGCTCTTCTATGAAGGTCTTAGCTGAGGCAACTAATCTCTCAAAGCCTGCAGAATCTTTTGATCACCGAAAGCTATTTGGTTTCCGCACACGTTCAGCTCCTCTTCCATACTTGTTGTCTTGGCTGCTGCAGCCTCGTGCGCATCCAAAACTCTCTGGTGATCAAGGTGGTGAGAATGCTGACTCAGACATCGACTTGGCCGACTTGTCTGATTCTGATaatgaggaagaggaggatgaGTATGATCAGCTTCCATCATTCAAGCCTCTCAAAAAATCTCAGATTGCTAAGCTTAGCAAAGAGCAGAAGAAGGCATACCTTGAGGAGTATGATTACAGGGTTAAGCTTCTCCAGAAGAAGATGTGGAGAGAAGAGTTGAAGAGGatgaaagaaatgaagaaggGTAATAAGGCTAGTGCAGATGAGTATGGTTATCTGGGTGAAGAAGATCCCGAAAATGGAGCCCCAGCAGCTGTGCCAGTTGCATTACCTGATATGAATCTGCCTGTTTCTTTTGATAGTGACAATCCAGCTTACAGGTACCGCTTCTTGGAGCCAACTTCTCAGTTCTTGGCCAGGCCGGTATTAGATGCCCAAGGCTGGGACCATGATTGTGGGTATGATGGTGTCAATGTTGAATTCAGTGAAGCCATTGTTAATACTTTTCCTGCTACTGTTGCCGTTCAAGTTACAAAGGACAAGAAGGAGTTTAATCTCCATATGGATTCTTCAGTTGCTGCAAAGCATGGGGAGAATGGATCAAGTATGGCAGGTTTTGACATTCAAAACATAGGAAAGCAACTTGCATACATTGTCAGAGGGGAAACCAAATGGAAAAATTTGAAGAGAAACAAAACTGCCGCTGGAGTGTCTGTGACATTTTTAGGTGAAAATGTATCCACTGGAGTCAAACTTGAGGATCAGATTGCTATCGGCAAGCGCCTGGTGTTGGTGGGTACTGCTGGGACTGTCAGATCTCAGGGTGATTCAGCATATGGAGCCAATTTGGAGGTGCGGTTGAGGGAAGCAGATTTTCCAATTGGCCAGAATCAATCAACATTGGGTCTGTCTCTGGTGAAGTGGAGGGGTGACTTGGCCCTGGGGGCGAATTTGCAGTCGCAGTTATCCCTTGGACGAGACTACAAGATAGCTCTTCGTGCAGGATTGAACAACAAGCGCAGCGGACAAATCTCGATTAGAACAAGCAGCTCTGAACAACTTCAAATTGCACTTGTGGCTGTAGTTCCAATCGTAAGATCCATCTACAATCTTTTCTTCCCTGGAGCTTCACTCAGTGATAATTACTCTGTCTACTAG